One Deltaproteobacteria bacterium DNA window includes the following coding sequences:
- a CDS encoding HRDC domain-containing protein: MTDHTPPEYILVEQDTDLQRLMAELRGEPVIGVDLEADSMFHYQEKVCLIQIATRRLNLLIDPLSVRDLSPLAPIFADRRIRKVFHGADYDIRSLYRDFGIEVHSLFDTQIAARFLGSREISLASLLHENFHISSDKKYQKKDWSQRPLPVPMMAYAVQDICYLLPLARILEDKLKEKGLLFCVKEECDLLSAVRPNSPRSGPFFTSFKGAARLDPRSLAILENILQLRDELARRRDCPHFKVLGNQPILDIVQNRPLSKSDLSDIKGLSRKQIDHMGEALIEKVREGLHVPDEALPVYPRKIWQRLRSREGARVEVLKSWRDRVGDQWGVDPAVICTNAQIREIAISNPRRPQDMKAIEEIRNWQIELLGPEICNLLKETG, translated from the coding sequence ATGACGGATCACACCCCCCCTGAATACATCCTTGTTGAGCAGGATACCGATCTCCAGAGGCTGATGGCGGAGCTTCGAGGTGAACCGGTGATCGGCGTGGACCTGGAGGCGGACTCCATGTTCCACTACCAGGAAAAGGTCTGCCTGATTCAGATCGCCACCAGAAGGCTGAACCTGCTGATCGATCCGCTCTCGGTAAGGGATCTTTCGCCTCTGGCTCCGATATTCGCGGACAGGCGCATTCGTAAGGTGTTTCATGGGGCAGACTATGACATCCGTTCGCTTTACAGGGATTTCGGCATTGAGGTCCATTCCCTGTTCGACACCCAGATCGCCGCCAGATTTCTCGGGTCCAGGGAGATCAGTCTCGCCAGCCTCCTCCACGAGAATTTTCACATCTCGAGCGATAAGAAATATCAGAAGAAGGATTGGTCTCAAAGACCCCTGCCCGTGCCCATGATGGCGTATGCGGTTCAGGATATCTGTTATCTCCTCCCATTGGCCCGCATTCTGGAAGATAAATTAAAAGAAAAGGGGTTGCTCTTCTGCGTAAAGGAGGAGTGCGATCTGCTGAGCGCAGTCCGGCCCAATTCACCCAGAAGCGGGCCGTTTTTTACCAGTTTCAAGGGCGCAGCCAGGCTCGATCCCCGAAGCCTCGCGATCCTGGAGAATATTCTCCAGTTACGGGATGAGTTGGCAAGGCGTCGGGATTGCCCCCATTTCAAGGTGTTGGGGAACCAGCCGATTTTGGACATCGTCCAGAACAGGCCGCTGTCCAAGTCTGATCTGAGCGACATCAAAGGCCTCAGCCGCAAACAGATTGACCATATGGGGGAGGCACTTATTGAAAAGGTCAGGGAGGGACTGCATGTTCCTGACGAGGCCCTCCCGGTGTATCCCAGAAAGATCTGGCAGCGTCTGAGATCCAGAGAGGGCGCCCGTGTGGAGGTATTGAAATCCTGGCGTGACCGGGTGGGCGATCAATGGGGGGTGGATCCGGCCGTTATCTGCACCAACGCCCAGATACGGGAGATCGCCATTTCAAATCCCCGAAGGCCCCAGGACATGAAGGCCATTGAGGAGATTCGAAACTGGCAGATCGAGTTGCTGGGTCCCGAGATCTGTAATCTGCTTAAAGAGACCGGCTGA
- a CDS encoding glycosyltransferase has product MTVDRKIVLHDSFAFLGGGERVAMALAKDFHAELWTGQLDKGSFFEGCFDGLKLRSLDAYKTSPRVLGFSQILQLWWAFAHLPKVATSWAVFSGSFSPLAYKKIAGRKIFYCHTPPRVLYDQRSFMVRQLPPWQRPFLRGVMVLYRLAYERAVRGMNTIVTNSETVRKRLRKFLGHDSLVVYPPCETGRFRWIEEGNYFLSTARVDPLKRVALIVEAFMKMPDKRLVVISGGSDMPRIREMAGRVENIDVLGWVDDEKLCDLMGRCIATIYIPRDEDFGISPVESMAAGKPVIGVQEGALLETVGRERGAGSKAQGAGGGGQRSPRLNTLEGDPVQRGKEVGDRRAEAGREMMITDCGVLVTRDPGIEDIVEAVEWMTPERAIRMRGACEARASRFDISIFLEKMKNVIEGEG; this is encoded by the coding sequence ATGACAGTTGACCGAAAGATTGTACTCCACGATTCTTTTGCTTTTTTGGGTGGTGGTGAGAGAGTGGCTATGGCCTTGGCCAAGGACTTTCACGCTGAGCTATGGACCGGCCAGCTGGATAAGGGGTCTTTTTTCGAAGGGTGCTTTGATGGCTTGAAACTGAGGAGCCTTGATGCGTATAAAACGTCTCCGCGCGTGTTGGGCTTTTCACAGATCCTTCAACTCTGGTGGGCATTTGCCCACCTGCCGAAGGTAGCGACGTCATGGGCTGTCTTCAGCGGATCATTTTCACCCTTGGCATACAAAAAGATTGCAGGCCGCAAGATCTTCTACTGCCATACCCCGCCAAGGGTCCTCTATGACCAAAGAAGTTTTATGGTGCGGCAGCTTCCCCCATGGCAAAGGCCCTTTCTGAGGGGGGTAATGGTCCTGTACCGCCTGGCGTATGAGCGGGCCGTGCGGGGGATGAACACCATTGTTACCAATTCCGAAACCGTGAGGAAACGACTTCGAAAATTCTTGGGGCATGACAGCCTCGTTGTTTATCCTCCCTGCGAAACAGGGAGGTTCCGGTGGATTGAAGAGGGGAATTATTTTCTTTCCACCGCGAGGGTGGACCCCTTAAAGCGAGTAGCCCTGATCGTCGAGGCATTCATGAAGATGCCGGATAAGAGACTGGTTGTGATTTCAGGAGGGTCCGATATGCCCAGGATACGGGAGATGGCAGGGCGGGTTGAGAATATCGATGTATTGGGGTGGGTGGATGATGAAAAACTTTGCGATCTGATGGGGAGGTGTATTGCCACCATCTATATCCCGAGGGATGAGGATTTCGGGATCTCGCCGGTGGAGTCTATGGCAGCGGGCAAGCCGGTGATCGGTGTCCAGGAGGGGGCGCTTCTTGAGACCGTAGGGAGGGAGCGGGGAGCAGGGAGCAAGGCGCAGGGGGCAGGGGGCGGAGGTCAGAGGTCCCCCCGGTTGAACACCCTTGAAGGGGACCCTGTTCAACGGGGCAAGGAGGTGGGAGATCGGAGGGCGGAGGCCGGGAGAGAAATGATGATTACGGATTGCGGGGTGTTGGTGACAAGAGATCCAGGGATAGAAGATATTGTTGAAGCAGTGGAGTGGATGACGCCTGAAAGGGCCATTCGGATGCGGGGGGCGTGCGAGGCCCGGGCGAGCCGTTTTGACATAAGCATTTTTCTTGAGAAGATGAAAAACGTGATAGAAGGGGAAGGTTAA
- a CDS encoding UPF0182 family protein, translated as MKIKLLIGFAILILLSLFSIISIYPDWLWFKNLGFAPVFWTMLSARFGFGFAVWLFLILIITINLYIARRLSPVPGAGARDESPFASQIGLSANTLNLLFLAFILIASFVIASKGSDKWNMVLRYLNWQPFGEADPIFNRDIGFYVFVLPFYAFIRSGLMTLFLLAAGLTIIWYLKNGALQVTGEMAQAEGGPPSLPKISVAPAVKKHLIFLGGIIVLLMAWGYHLKIYGLMYSTLGPAFGAGYTDVHIKVWGYRILTGVSIIFAVFLFLEAFKSRTRLMLGTGAVWVAAILVFSAILPMAIQKVVVKPNELAKESQYIAYNIDFTRKAYGLNRIKEVSFDVKDELTLEEVQKEETTVQNIRIWDERPLLQTYRQIQAIRLYYDFSNVDVDRYQIKNQYRQLMLAARELEIDLLPRQAGTWVNRHLIYTHGYGLTASPVNEVTREGLPDLFIKDVPPVSDPGLEIDRPEIYYGEKTNHYVLVKTRTKEFDYPKGDSNVYTVYQGKGGVPINSFMRRILYAIEFTDTRILFTEYLTPETRIMYNRNIMARAKVLAPFLSYDRDPYLVLSEGKLYWMLDAYTTSDMYPYSVRSLSPFKNEPLNYIRNSVKVTVDAYNGDTAFYLIDDQDPVAKTYATIFPDLFTPFQEMPEDLQRHIRYPKDLFNIQAVAYAKYHMQDAQVFYNQEDLWQLPDEMYGDARQRMEPYYIIIKLPQGDKEEFLLMLPYTPSEKDNMIGWLAARSDLPNYGNLIVYNLPKEKLVYGPMQVEARINQQTEIARQLSLWDQRGSRVIRGNLLAIPVSGSFIYVEPIYLQAKREENRGPLAGETPAAGSGKSRMRQGVTPAVQDRSAALPELKRVIAVSSNRISMEENLDKALSRVLGGDIAPQERAVPQAMEILKSSSLGVVALDHYNKAKEYLRRGDWSGYGRELEKLEETLQQLAETTEKKDLQPVIQMKSD; from the coding sequence ATGAAAATAAAGCTGCTCATCGGATTCGCGATCCTCATCCTTCTGTCACTCTTCTCGATTATCTCCATATACCCGGACTGGCTGTGGTTCAAGAACTTAGGCTTTGCCCCGGTGTTCTGGACCATGCTGTCGGCCCGATTCGGATTCGGTTTTGCGGTCTGGCTCTTTCTAATCTTGATCATTACAATCAATCTCTATATTGCCAGACGGTTGAGCCCGGTTCCGGGAGCCGGGGCCAGAGATGAGAGCCCTTTTGCCTCCCAGATCGGCCTTTCCGCCAATACCCTGAATCTCCTTTTCTTGGCCTTCATCCTGATCGCCAGCTTCGTCATCGCGTCAAAGGGATCGGATAAATGGAATATGGTCCTCCGGTATCTCAACTGGCAGCCTTTTGGCGAGGCAGATCCCATCTTCAACAGGGACATCGGCTTTTACGTGTTTGTCCTCCCATTTTATGCCTTTATCCGCAGCGGTCTGATGACCCTTTTCCTTTTGGCCGCGGGTCTGACCATTATCTGGTACCTGAAAAACGGCGCCCTCCAGGTCACCGGCGAGATGGCCCAGGCAGAAGGAGGGCCGCCTTCTCTGCCGAAAATCAGCGTAGCGCCGGCGGTCAAGAAACACCTGATTTTCTTAGGGGGCATTATTGTCCTCCTCATGGCCTGGGGGTATCACCTCAAGATCTACGGCCTCATGTACTCCACCCTGGGCCCGGCCTTCGGCGCCGGGTATACGGATGTACACATCAAGGTCTGGGGCTACAGAATCCTGACAGGCGTCTCCATTATCTTTGCGGTCTTTTTGTTCCTCGAGGCCTTTAAATCAAGGACCCGGCTCATGCTGGGGACCGGAGCGGTCTGGGTGGCCGCCATCCTGGTTTTCAGCGCCATACTCCCGATGGCGATCCAGAAGGTGGTGGTGAAACCCAATGAACTGGCCAAGGAATCCCAATATATCGCCTACAATATCGACTTCACCCGAAAGGCCTATGGTCTGAACAGGATCAAAGAGGTCAGTTTTGACGTGAAAGACGAACTCACACTCGAAGAGGTCCAGAAGGAAGAGACCACCGTCCAGAACATCCGGATCTGGGATGAACGGCCACTGCTCCAGACCTATCGGCAGATCCAGGCCATCCGGCTCTACTACGATTTCAGCAATGTGGACGTGGACCGCTATCAAATCAAGAATCAGTACAGGCAACTCATGCTGGCCGCGAGGGAACTGGAAATCGATCTTCTTCCCCGCCAGGCCGGCACCTGGGTAAACCGTCATCTCATCTATACCCATGGCTATGGACTGACCGCGAGTCCGGTCAATGAAGTGACCAGGGAAGGCCTCCCCGACCTGTTCATCAAAGATGTCCCGCCCGTCTCTGATCCGGGACTTGAAATCGACCGCCCCGAGATCTATTACGGTGAAAAGACCAATCACTATGTCCTGGTAAAAACCCGGACCAAGGAATTTGATTATCCCAAGGGGGACAGCAATGTCTACACCGTTTATCAGGGCAAGGGGGGCGTGCCCATCAACTCTTTTATGAGAAGAATCCTCTATGCCATTGAATTTACAGATACACGGATACTCTTCACCGAATATCTCACGCCTGAAACCAGGATCATGTACAACCGGAATATCATGGCCCGGGCCAAGGTGCTGGCCCCCTTCTTGAGCTACGATCGGGACCCTTATCTGGTCCTCTCAGAGGGGAAGCTCTACTGGATGCTGGATGCCTATACCACATCCGATATGTACCCCTATTCGGTCCGGTCCCTGTCTCCCTTTAAAAACGAGCCGCTCAACTATATCCGCAACTCCGTCAAGGTCACTGTGGACGCCTACAACGGCGATACCGCCTTCTATCTGATAGACGATCAGGACCCTGTTGCCAAGACCTATGCGACCATATTTCCGGATCTGTTCACGCCGTTTCAAGAGATGCCTGAGGACCTGCAACGGCACATCCGGTATCCTAAAGATCTCTTCAACATCCAGGCAGTCGCCTATGCCAAGTACCACATGCAGGATGCGCAGGTTTTTTACAACCAGGAGGATCTCTGGCAGCTCCCCGATGAAATGTATGGCGATGCCCGTCAGAGAATGGAACCCTATTACATCATCATCAAGCTTCCCCAGGGGGACAAAGAGGAATTTCTGCTCATGCTCCCGTACACCCCTTCGGAAAAGGACAATATGATCGGGTGGCTGGCAGCCAGAAGCGATCTTCCAAACTATGGAAACCTCATCGTCTACAATCTGCCCAAGGAAAAGCTGGTCTACGGACCGATGCAGGTGGAGGCCCGGATCAATCAGCAGACGGAGATTGCCCGTCAGTTGAGTCTCTGGGACCAGCGGGGCTCCCGGGTCATCAGGGGAAATCTCCTGGCCATTCCGGTGTCCGGCTCCTTTATCTACGTAGAACCGATCTACCTGCAGGCAAAACGGGAAGAAAACAGGGGACCGTTGGCCGGGGAAACCCCAGCTGCGGGATCCGGAAAATCCAGGATGAGACAGGGTGTGACGCCGGCCGTGCAAGACCGCTCCGCGGCCCTTCCGGAACTCAAACGGGTCATTGCCGTATCCTCCAACCGCATCTCCATGGAAGAAAATCTGGACAAGGCCCTGAGCCGCGTGCTGGGGGGGGACATCGCGCCTCAGGAACGGGCCGTGCCCCAAGCCATGGAAATTCTGAAATCCTCCAGCCTGGGCGTGGTTGCCCTGGATCACTACAACAAGGCCAAGGAATATCTTCGCAGAGGAGACTGGTCAGGATACGGAAGGGAACTCGAAAAACTGGAGGAAACGCTTCAACAACTGGCCGAGACAACGGAAAAGAAGGATCTGCAACCTGTAATTCAGATGAAAAGTGACTGA
- a CDS encoding YggT family protein yields MFVIGNFLTAVAKIIDIGLTLYMWIIIARAVISWVNPDPYNPIVRFLTSVTEPVLYQIRRRLPINLGGIDLSPILVILAIIFIQSFLVRSLAEMAARLG; encoded by the coding sequence ATGTTTGTTATCGGTAATTTCCTGACCGCTGTGGCTAAAATCATTGATATCGGCCTGACCCTTTATATGTGGATCATTATCGCACGGGCAGTGATCTCGTGGGTCAATCCGGATCCCTATAACCCTATTGTCCGTTTCCTGACATCGGTGACCGAGCCGGTCCTGTACCAGATACGGAGGAGACTCCCCATAAATCTGGGGGGTATAGATCTCTCCCCCATCCTTGTCATTCTGGCCATCATCTTTATTCAATCCTTTCTGGTCCGGAGCCTGGCGGAAATGGCAGCCCGACTCGGATGA
- a CDS encoding inositol monophosphatase, with product MFEKESAIAGEAARAAGEILMRMLGDAHHIVKKGEIDLVTEADLAAEKRVLEIVGRNFPGDAILAEETGRQNAEGVRTWLIDPLDGTTNYAHGFPFFAVSIALEVENEGVLGIVYNPCMNEFFEAAKGKGARLNGEPLRVSEIASFQDSLLATGFPYDVHQRPEQVMDLFEGMLVRAQGIRRLGSAALDLCYVAAGRLEGFWEQDLKPWDTAAGEIIVREAGGRVTTFAGKPYTPYLESVLASNGLIHDDMLEVVKGWQMEPESRNAERGSGRSEDRREGSEDTEDKGQGMKSGEGGMIRRVG from the coding sequence ATGTTTGAAAAAGAATCAGCCATTGCAGGGGAGGCCGCACGGGCGGCCGGGGAGATCTTGATGCGTATGCTGGGAGATGCCCATCACATTGTGAAGAAAGGGGAGATCGATCTGGTCACCGAGGCAGACCTTGCGGCCGAGAAGCGGGTCCTGGAGATCGTCGGTCGGAATTTTCCCGGTGACGCTATCTTGGCGGAGGAGACGGGAAGGCAGAATGCGGAAGGGGTCAGGACCTGGCTCATCGATCCGCTGGACGGTACCACCAACTATGCCCATGGCTTTCCCTTTTTTGCCGTATCCATCGCCCTTGAAGTGGAAAACGAAGGGGTGTTGGGAATTGTTTACAATCCCTGCATGAATGAATTTTTCGAGGCCGCAAAAGGTAAGGGGGCCCGCCTGAACGGTGAGCCGCTCCGGGTTTCCGAAATTGCCAGTTTTCAGGATTCCCTCCTCGCCACCGGGTTTCCCTATGACGTCCACCAAAGACCCGAACAGGTGATGGACCTGTTTGAAGGGATGCTTGTGAGGGCGCAGGGGATCCGGCGACTCGGTTCGGCTGCGTTGGACCTGTGTTACGTGGCCGCGGGCAGATTGGAGGGATTCTGGGAACAGGACCTCAAACCCTGGGACACGGCGGCCGGGGAGATCATCGTGAGAGAGGCCGGGGGGAGGGTGACCACCTTTGCCGGGAAACCCTATACCCCCTACCTGGAGAGTGTACTGGCCTCCAACGGTCTCATCCATGATGACATGCTGGAGGTGGTTAAGGGGTGGCAGATGGAACCCGAAAGTCGGAATGCGGAACGCGGAAGCGGGAGGTCAGAAGACAGAAGAGAGGGGTCGGAGGACACGGAGGACAAAGGCCAGGGGATGAAAAGCGGGGAGGGTGGGATGATCAGGAGGGTTGGATGA
- the typA gene encoding translational GTPase TypA codes for MEQNTIRNVAIIAHVDHGKTTLVDQMFKHSGMFRANEHVAERFMDSIDLERERGITIASKNASFHYKGFRINIIDTPGHADFGGQVERVLRMADGALLLVDAQEGPMPQTYFVLKKSLALELPIIVVINKIDKPAARPEWAVDQVFDLFVKLKAPDHILDFPVIFASAKQGYTSLEAGGAELSMEPLFEKIISHIPAPAGDPNAPLQMLVSSIEYSPYLGRLGLGKITGGTLNINKEIVVARRDGTLAPARISKVYRFEGAKKSATDIAGVGEIVAVAGMEDVTLGVTFTDPDHPMPLPPMEIDPCTISIHFIPNESPFAGTEGSYATSQHLTERLKREALSDAALQVEEVDGGRGFKVSGRGELHLSILIEKMRREGYEFEITRPQVIMKEEDGKILEPIEELTIDVDKVYMGTVIEKLGARKGQMLQMNQENGMARLTYRIPTRGLLGFRSEFLTDTKGMGVMNYRFLEYGPFAGDIRTRTKGVMVAKEPCTTVAYALFNLQDRGRLFYGPGTRVYRGQIIGEHCRPQDLLVNPAKGKKLTNVRASGSDENVILTPPIRMSLEQCIAYINEDELVEVTPQAIRLRK; via the coding sequence ATGGAACAGAATACCATCAGAAATGTCGCCATTATCGCCCATGTCGATCATGGCAAAACCACCCTTGTGGACCAGATGTTCAAGCACAGCGGGATGTTCAGGGCCAATGAACATGTGGCCGAGCGCTTCATGGATTCCATCGATCTGGAACGGGAACGGGGCATCACCATCGCATCCAAAAATGCCTCTTTTCACTACAAGGGCTTTCGGATCAACATCATCGACACGCCCGGGCATGCCGATTTCGGCGGTCAGGTGGAACGGGTCCTCCGGATGGCAGACGGCGCCCTCCTCCTGGTGGACGCCCAGGAAGGGCCCATGCCCCAGACCTATTTTGTGCTCAAGAAATCCCTCGCCCTGGAGCTTCCCATCATCGTGGTCATCAACAAGATCGACAAACCCGCAGCCCGTCCCGAATGGGCCGTCGATCAGGTCTTCGATCTCTTTGTCAAATTGAAAGCGCCCGATCATATCCTCGACTTTCCGGTTATCTTCGCCTCTGCAAAACAAGGATACACCTCTCTGGAGGCCGGCGGGGCCGAACTCTCCATGGAGCCCCTTTTCGAAAAAATCATCTCCCATATTCCCGCACCTGCCGGCGATCCCAATGCCCCCCTCCAGATGCTGGTAAGTTCCATCGAGTATTCTCCCTATCTGGGCCGGCTGGGGCTCGGCAAGATAACGGGGGGGACATTGAACATCAACAAGGAAATTGTGGTGGCCAGGCGCGACGGCACACTTGCCCCTGCCCGTATCAGCAAGGTCTATCGCTTTGAGGGGGCCAAGAAATCGGCCACCGATATCGCGGGCGTGGGGGAGATCGTCGCCGTGGCAGGAATGGAGGACGTCACCCTGGGGGTAACATTCACCGACCCGGACCATCCCATGCCTCTGCCCCCGATGGAGATCGACCCCTGCACCATTTCCATCCATTTCATTCCCAATGAATCCCCTTTTGCCGGAACCGAGGGTTCGTACGCCACATCGCAGCATCTCACCGAGCGGTTGAAGCGCGAGGCCCTCTCCGATGCGGCCCTTCAGGTGGAAGAAGTGGACGGCGGCAGGGGGTTCAAGGTATCGGGCAGGGGAGAACTCCACCTCTCCATTCTGATCGAAAAAATGCGGCGTGAGGGCTATGAATTTGAGATCACCCGGCCCCAGGTCATCATGAAGGAAGAAGACGGCAAAATCCTGGAGCCGATCGAGGAGCTGACCATCGACGTTGACAAGGTCTACATGGGCACGGTCATTGAAAAGTTGGGGGCGCGAAAAGGTCAGATGCTCCAGATGAACCAGGAAAACGGGATGGCCCGCCTGACCTACAGGATCCCCACCCGGGGACTGCTGGGATTCCGGTCGGAGTTTCTGACCGATACCAAGGGGATGGGGGTCATGAACTATCGCTTTCTGGAATACGGACCCTTTGCCGGCGACATCCGTACCCGCACCAAAGGGGTGATGGTGGCCAAGGAACCCTGCACCACCGTCGCCTATGCCCTGTTCAATCTTCAGGACCGTGGAAGGCTCTTTTACGGGCCGGGGACCCGGGTCTATCGGGGCCAGATTATCGGCGAGCACTGCAGGCCCCAGGACCTCCTGGTAAATCCGGCAAAAGGAAAGAAATTGACAAACGTACGGGCCTCAGGGTCGGATGAAAACGTCATCCTCACCCCCCCCATCCGGATGAGCCTGGAACAATGCATCGCCTATATCAACGAGGACGAACTGGTGGAGGTCACGCCCCAGGCCATCCGCCTGCGTAAATGA
- a CDS encoding oligosaccharide flippase family protein — protein MASFSINLTSQWLATLYTAAVSLGLTFILGRVLGPDGFGSYSYILTIATLFFILQDGGFKTLLFREKTLPSEELKSYEDRLFSWALGHSAMTTVVGAFFVWVIPSQYRLGIVAAVICFGFQAVVNFISSELRAKGLFPRDAMWQAMVRTSGAAGILLGMFLVTPVPWIIFAGWSFGLLVCLLLSPRPVPRPLLGGFRIRDIRKPCMYLMAIDAATTVYFRCDIILLERLAEPALVGYYAAAYRFLDGVVLLAAPLSVIWFRKLRIVWKDEKAFWAQIGWMSMIMLAASVLVIAVGSLFSWEIMVLTFGDEYMDSARLLPWLLGALIFLLPNGILTQAAIARNRERVYAVAAGAGAVLNIGLNLFLIPEFGGFGAAWATIVTEAFLTVALIFGLRTSGSSR, from the coding sequence ATGGCATCGTTTAGCATCAATCTGACATCGCAGTGGTTGGCAACACTGTATACTGCTGCAGTTTCTCTCGGACTCACTTTTATTTTGGGGCGTGTCCTGGGGCCTGATGGGTTTGGCAGTTACAGCTATATCCTGACCATTGCCACGCTGTTTTTTATCCTCCAGGATGGGGGATTCAAGACGCTCCTTTTTCGTGAAAAGACACTTCCTTCCGAAGAGCTGAAAAGCTATGAGGATCGGCTGTTCTCATGGGCACTGGGTCACTCGGCGATGACAACCGTGGTCGGGGCCTTTTTTGTCTGGGTCATCCCGTCACAGTATCGATTAGGAATAGTTGCTGCGGTTATCTGTTTCGGATTTCAGGCGGTGGTCAATTTCATCTCTTCGGAATTGAGGGCCAAGGGACTGTTTCCCCGTGATGCCATGTGGCAGGCCATGGTTCGCACATCGGGCGCAGCCGGCATTCTCCTCGGCATGTTTTTGGTCACGCCTGTACCATGGATCATCTTTGCCGGCTGGTCTTTTGGACTCCTGGTGTGTCTCCTTCTGTCTCCACGTCCGGTGCCGAGGCCGTTATTGGGCGGCTTTCGTATTCGGGATATCCGGAAGCCCTGCATGTATCTGATGGCCATAGATGCGGCAACGACGGTATATTTCCGTTGTGACATTATACTGCTTGAGCGATTGGCGGAACCTGCGCTGGTGGGGTACTATGCCGCTGCTTACCGGTTTTTGGACGGGGTTGTCCTTCTGGCGGCGCCTTTGAGCGTCATCTGGTTCAGAAAACTGAGGATAGTCTGGAAAGACGAGAAGGCTTTTTGGGCTCAGATAGGCTGGATGAGCATGATCATGCTTGCGGCATCGGTTCTTGTTATTGCTGTGGGGAGCCTCTTCAGTTGGGAGATTATGGTTTTGACGTTCGGTGATGAGTACATGGATTCGGCACGTCTTTTGCCGTGGCTCCTTGGGGCCTTGATTTTCCTCTTGCCGAACGGGATATTGACCCAGGCGGCCATTGCCAGGAACAGGGAACGCGTGTATGCTGTGGCGGCAGGTGCGGGAGCCGTGCTCAATATCGGACTTAACCTGTTTCTGATCCCCGAATTCGGCGGGTTTGGAGCTGCGTGGGCCACCATCGTGACAGAGGCGTTTCTTACGGTTGCGCTTATTTTTGGTCTCAGGACTTCAGGATCAAGCAGATGA
- a CDS encoding DUF167 domain-containing protein, producing MLEVASQTTLSIRVLPRSSRNEIVGKQNDVYRIKLTAPAIEGKANKALTTLLAKRLGLPKAKIQIISGERSRAKTIRIQGLRPEQVEALLIQPS from the coding sequence ATTTTGGAAGTTGCCTCCCAAACCACCCTTTCAATCAGGGTCCTGCCCCGATCCTCCAGAAATGAAATCGTGGGGAAGCAAAATGACGTCTACAGGATAAAGCTGACTGCACCGGCCATCGAGGGGAAGGCAAATAAGGCCCTGACAACACTCCTTGCCAAACGTTTGGGTCTTCCCAAGGCAAAGATCCAAATTATCTCGGGAGAACGATCCCGGGCAAAAACAATCCGGATCCAAGGGTTGCGGCCCGAGCAGGTTGAGGCCCTTCTCATCCAACCCTCCTGA
- a CDS encoding glycosyltransferase family 4 protein — MNSHIKLLVNAVPMVNVNTGISRYLRCLYGEMERSYGDRLEIGYFDGFKVISRMPGGPGDLGRWTRGVDLFWRMPVYPALMVRLGFHFLREGIFRKWSRHFDVYHEAGFFPFSVPARLKTVFTIHDLSLIRFPQYHPRERVLYSRLFLRRRCDGVDHFLAVSQFTAREMRTYLGIDPGRTTITPEAHDNTIFYPRSADEIRAFLQDHALPEKYFLFVGSGDPRKNMDVIPEALKKAGLDVPLVTAGWSGWADGAVSQRVFPLGFVSDEDLARAYSGAIGMVFPSTYEGFGLPVLEAMACGCPVVTTRETSLPEVAGDTALYMKDPRDVKDLARILKDLVENHAMRDGIAAAGLERARGFSWKETARKTFEVFEAVLK; from the coding sequence ATGAATTCTCATATCAAACTCCTTGTCAACGCCGTGCCGATGGTGAATGTGAACACCGGGATCAGCCGCTATCTGAGGTGCCTTTATGGGGAGATGGAGCGGTCTTATGGCGACAGGTTGGAGATCGGTTATTTTGACGGGTTCAAGGTTATCTCCAGGATGCCGGGCGGTCCGGGCGATTTGGGTCGGTGGACGCGGGGTGTGGACCTTTTTTGGCGAATGCCGGTCTATCCGGCCCTTATGGTCAGACTTGGATTCCACTTTTTGAGAGAGGGGATTTTCCGGAAATGGAGCCGGCATTTTGATGTGTATCATGAGGCGGGATTTTTTCCTTTTTCTGTTCCCGCCAGATTAAAAACCGTATTTACCATCCATGATCTGTCTCTGATCCGTTTTCCGCAGTACCATCCGCGGGAACGGGTACTTTATTCTCGTCTCTTTTTGAGGCGCAGGTGTGATGGCGTAGATCACTTTCTGGCGGTTTCCCAATTCACTGCACGGGAAATGCGGACATATCTGGGCATTGACCCTGGACGAACAACGATTACTCCCGAGGCCCATGACAATACGATTTTCTATCCCAGATCGGCTGACGAGATCCGTGCCTTTCTTCAAGATCATGCCCTGCCTGAAAAGTATTTTCTGTTCGTGGGCAGCGGAGATCCCCGCAAAAATATGGACGTTATCCCGGAGGCGCTGAAAAAGGCCGGTCTTGATGTGCCACTTGTGACAGCGGGATGGTCGGGCTGGGCCGACGGGGCCGTGTCACAAAGGGTCTTTCCACTCGGGTTTGTCAGTGATGAGGATCTGGCACGGGCCTATTCGGGGGCCATCGGGATGGTTTTCCCCAGCACCTATGAAGGATTCGGCCTCCCTGTTCTGGAGGCCATGGCCTGCGGCTGCCCGGTGGTGACCACGAGAGAGACGAGCCTCCCTGAGGTGGCCGGAGACACGGCCCTGTATATGAAGGATCCTCGGGACGTGAAGGACCTTGCCCGAATTTTGAAGGACCTGGTTGAAAATCACGCCATGAGAGACGGCATCGCAGCAGCAGGACTGGAAAGGGCCAGGGGATTTTCGTGGAAAGAAACCGCGCGAAAGACATTTGAGGTGTTTGAGGCAGTGTTGAAATGA